CATCGAGCCCCTGCTCTACGTGTCCAAGATGGATCGGCCGGcctggatgggggagggggtgtgctGCGGGCTGTTTGCCCCCATCAAGAAGCCCCAGGAGGTGAaggcgtgagggggggggggggggggggggggggggggggggttgggtggagGTGAAAGAGGTGGGATGACTGAGgtaaggaggggatggagagagaaagtaaaagagagagaaagaaagtaagagagagactGGTTGTGCAAAAACATTGTTCACAGTCGTCCCATCTCTCTGCAGCATATTAGCTAATGCATGGGGAAACGTTGTGAATATAGCCACATTAAATAACCACTTAACTCCTCATTAAGGACACCTCTTAATTAAACCCCAGAGGGACCAATCAGACGCTGGTTAAAGCCTCGTTAGGAGCCAATTAAGGGCAGCACGGAGCCTCGTTAAGGAGAGAACAGATGGGCTCAATTCAATGCTGTTGATAATAACACGGTTGAACTAGTATAGAAACTACTATAACCAGGATGACGATGATGTTTAGGCAGTAAGTTATGACTCAGGAGGAGTCTACATTAAGGCATATAATAGGAGATTAATGGCAGCCTTTCTTGGAAACGGTGGAATTTAGAGTAACTACAGAGTAATCTttcattgtttttgtttatttttaaatgttctGTCCATCTTGATTGGAGATCTAACACATTACAGTTCAGTGGTGTTAGTCTGGTAAAGCTATTATATATTGTGTACGTAATTGTGTATTAATGTATCTAAATGATTGTAGAtgattgaaaaataaaatatcaAATCAGCTGAGATTTCATACAAGTAATATATTAcaaaaaacatcaaattatTTAATAAATTGAACTTGACAAAAATATAAACTTGTCCATATATATTGGGTGATGAACTTGTCTTAACTGGAATAATTTTGCGCTTCCAGAAGCTTTAGTCCACGCTTCCGGAATATCTCTCAAGCCTGCGTGATTCTAACCTGTAGCTCCTTCAGGCTTTCCGGGCTGGCCTCAGGCCCATCCTCAGAGCTCACGTACCCAGGATAGACGGGGTAGAACTGGGGTGGAGGCAGGCTGGCGATGGGGCccgcctcctctcctgctggaGGGGTTATTAGTGGGATCAATTTGGCGTGGGCATAGTCAATCTCAAACCCCTCGAAGATAAGCCCCACTCCCCATgcccccaacccctcctccaGGAGCAGAGACACCTTCCGGGTTGCCAGAACGAGCTCCGTGTAATCCCCCTCTTCGAGTCGGAGTATGTcggaggtcagaggtcggcGGGGGACGATCACGGTGAGCCCGGGGGAGTTGGGGAAGGGTGTGAGGAACGCCACGTGGCCCCGGtcctcccacaccctccactGCTGCTCTTCGCCACGCACGATCCTGGAGAAGAGGCCGGCGTGCCGAGGGTCTTCCCCCAGGAAGGTGAGGTCCGGCGGGGCGTCGGGGGCCGGGAGCCTGGCTCGGATCTTAGCCTGGAGCTCCAGGAGGTGGGCGGGGGGCCGGAGGGGGCCGCCCAGGGAGGTGATGTAGCCGGGATCGTGAGGGGAGAAGCGCTCCTCCCTCGCCAGGTGGGGGTGCCACTCGGACCCCAGGCcgtgcagggggaggagacggatctgggggggggggggggggggggggggggggggggcggtctcAATAGTGTACCACTGTTTCCTTTCCCCTGGCAATGTGATGTGTTCAGAGCACAGTCTAAAGACTTTCCAAATGCTCTATTTTCGCCCAGCTTGGTCTCTCCGTACCTGAG
The genomic region above belongs to Hypomesus transpacificus isolate Combined female unplaced genomic scaffold, fHypTra1 scaffold_354, whole genome shotgun sequence and contains:
- the LOC124464504 gene encoding uncharacterized protein LOC124464504 isoform X1, which gives rise to MLLPSQSGSKYKDETGMRYRIYTFIIAFVAACTYFTVNKEPTEADNRMSSSLPRHVIWETEELVAYLHPSPWTPGTVTLERKPHPGGDEAGGPGKGSIFHLAEREYLSLMLGARSLGRLLGERLGVRRCALVSKPHRDSPAQIRLLPLHGLGSEWHPHLAREERFSPHDPGYITSLGGPLRPPAHLLELQAKIRARLPAPDAPPDLTFLGEDPRHAGLFSRIVRGEEQQWRVWEDRGHVAFLTPFPNSPGLTVIVPRRPLTSDILRLEEGDYTELVLATRKVSLLLEEGLGAWGVGLIFEGFEIDYAHAKLIPLITPPAGEEAGPIASLPPPQFYPVYPGYVSSEDGPEASPESLKELQVRITQA
- the LOC124464504 gene encoding uncharacterized protein LOC124464504 isoform X2 translates to MFARIFIRMSSSLPRHVIWETEELVAYLHPSPWTPGTVTLERKPHPGGDEAGGPGKGSIFHLAEREYLSLMLGARSLGRLLGERLGVRRCALVSKPHRDSPAQIRLLPLHGLGSEWHPHLAREERFSPHDPGYITSLGGPLRPPAHLLELQAKIRARLPAPDAPPDLTFLGEDPRHAGLFSRIVRGEEQQWRVWEDRGHVAFLTPFPNSPGLTVIVPRRPLTSDILRLEEGDYTELVLATRKVSLLLEEGLGAWGVGLIFEGFEIDYAHAKLIPLITPPAGEEAGPIASLPPPQFYPVYPGYVSSEDGPEASPESLKELQVRITQA